One segment of Desulfatirhabdium butyrativorans DSM 18734 DNA contains the following:
- a CDS encoding glycogen-binding domain-containing protein — protein sequence METTLISQFIDDELSLSEKIAFLRSIRNDPACCEKAIGLLEQEAVLARRVKLDRPMLNLASRHREKPAFSWWRWAAAIPVAAALLFLLIGYKPDPVPMTATAPAPISHRFVIYAPDTRQAEIAGSFSNWNPIPMKPTGADGYWELTLSMKPGEYRYSILLDRKSRMADPTVPLKEADDFGTVNSILRIG from the coding sequence ATGGAAACGACGCTCATCAGCCAATTTATCGACGATGAACTCAGTCTTTCGGAAAAAATCGCTTTCCTGCGATCGATTCGGAACGATCCGGCCTGCTGTGAAAAAGCCATCGGGCTTCTCGAACAGGAGGCGGTTCTCGCCCGCCGGGTGAAGTTGGATCGTCCCATGCTGAATCTTGCATCCCGCCACCGGGAAAAGCCCGCCTTTTCCTGGTGGCGATGGGCAGCGGCCATTCCGGTTGCAGCAGCCTTGCTGTTTCTGTTGATCGGATACAAACCGGATCCCGTTCCGATGACGGCAACCGCACCGGCGCCCATTTCACACCGCTTCGTGATCTATGCCCCCGATACCCGGCAAGCGGAAATTGCCGGAAGTTTTTCCAACTGGAACCCCATTCCCATGAAACCGACCGGCGCTGACGGATACTGGGAATTGACCCTTTCCATGAAACCCGGAGAATACCGCTACAGCATCCTGCTGGATCGAAAATCCCGAATGGCCGATCCAACCGTACCCCTGAAAGAGGCGGATGATTTCGGGACCGTCAATTCGATTCTCCGCATCGGATAG